The following are encoded together in the Chitinophagaceae bacterium genome:
- a CDS encoding Rpn family recombination-promoting nuclease/putative transposase has product MKAKYVDPFTDFGFKKIFGEEASKSILMDFLNALLSNNDKIIDLTLKNTEHLGQGLVDRKAIYDLYCENEKGEKFIVELQKTKQNYFKERTVYYSTFPIREQAEKGEWKFQLKAVYCIGILDFTFNDYKTESEKNEVMHTIQLKNQHGKIFYDKLTFLYLEVPNFKKTEAELVTRLDKWLYFIKHLEDLQTIPTIMGDDIFTQAFDKAALAKFTEKDIYDYEVSLKHYRDYYNTIDYAFGEGEIKGEIKGETKEKIKRIIKDLKRGKLTLTEIAEDSSVSLDFVMQIKTENNL; this is encoded by the coding sequence ATGAAAGCAAAATATGTAGACCCCTTTACGGATTTCGGTTTTAAGAAAATCTTTGGAGAAGAAGCAAGTAAATCAATATTAATGGACTTTTTGAATGCTTTACTGTCCAATAATGATAAAATAATTGATTTGACTTTGAAGAATACTGAACATCTGGGTCAGGGATTAGTTGACAGAAAAGCGATTTACGACCTTTACTGTGAAAATGAGAAGGGCGAGAAATTTATTGTAGAACTACAAAAAACAAAGCAGAATTATTTCAAAGAAAGAACAGTTTATTATTCCACTTTTCCCATAAGAGAGCAAGCAGAAAAAGGAGAATGGAAATTCCAATTAAAAGCCGTGTATTGTATAGGGATATTGGACTTTACTTTTAACGATTACAAAACAGAATCAGAAAAAAACGAAGTGATGCATACCATTCAATTAAAGAACCAACACGGTAAAATATTTTATGATAAGCTTACTTTCCTATATTTGGAAGTGCCTAATTTCAAAAAGACCGAAGCAGAACTTGTAACCCGTTTGGATAAATGGTTATATTTTATTAAACATTTAGAGGACTTGCAAACCATCCCTACAATTATGGGAGATGATATTTTTACTCAGGCATTTGATAAAGCCGCTCTTGCAAAATTCACTGAAAAAGATATATATGATTATGAAGTGAGTTTGAAGCACTACAGAGATTATTATAATACTATTGACTATGCTTTTGGTGAAGGAGAAATAAAAGGAGAAATAAAAGGAGAAACAAAAGAAAAAATAAAAAGAATCATAAAAGATCTCAAAAGAGGAAAACTCACACTTACTGAAATAGCAGAGGACTCTAGTGTATCCTTAGATTTTGTAATGCAAATAAAAACAGAAAACAATCTCTAA